aatgtgtgaatttagagttgaaatgaggagtatttacaGAATTCAAAAAATGTAGCCACTGGGTCACAAGATTTTTCAGCCGTTCGGATTGAGCCGTTGGCGCAATTGGGTCAGATTCTTAATACGTACGCGGGCGTTTTAAGTAAAAACGCGCGTTGGATGTGCGAACGTTGGCGTTTTTTCTTCTGCCCCAGCGTTGCCAGCTAGCTCGCCCGTCCTTACCATAGACGCGCGCTGGTTTTTCCGtctcgatgttcaaatcaacaaatatgttgatttgaacatccatttttcatgtttgttcattccttagtggaagcaaaatgaacaaactccaagtttgTTCATTTCATAGGAACTGCTTTTAGAGTGTtacttttttcttcatttttttttcttttttttcctaatAATATTGttgtttcatgtatttttataacTAGTTCAGACTTCAGAGTCTCAAATCAATACAAAAGAATCAAGATGTACACTCTCAAACAGCTGTCTTCTATGTATTACGGAGAAATTTCCAAATTGCATCATGAggtaataaaaatcaataaatttCCAAATTGCATCATGAGGTAATCATGATGTTCAATTCGGTTTGCAAGTACATCAATCACCCATTGATCTTTGCTAACAAAATGGACGTATGCAACTCGCAGGGTAATTTCCGAGACTAGTTGACTTCGAGCTAGCCAATTGCCTTTAGCCAAGTTTTCTACATTACTCTAGAGCTCCGTACCGACTAAAAACATGTCAACTTCAAGCTAAGTCTTCCTTTCACATGTCAACTTCAAGTCAAGGTTTCCTTCCAAATAGAAATAAATTATCCTTGAGTTGAGAAGCTATATAGGTAGTAACTGTCTGCAGCTACTTTTATCAATTCATTTATAATATATTGGTTACCAATGCAGTACAAATTAACTAAAGAAGTAAAGTACTTCCTTGATTGAAGATATGGCGATGAAACTAGTTCATGAAGAATATCTCAAACTAAGTGGTAGAACTAGCATCATCAATCTTATTGTATTGTTGGTAtttcatttgaatgttattttaatagataatggatcatcaGCTTCTGTAATGATCAGTAGTACTCAGACCACAACAAGACGGAGGATTATTGATCATGAGTTTAAAGTAGGAGTTGTTCTTGACTTGAAGTTACCAATCACAAAGGTGTGGTTGACATCCATGAACATGGCTCTCTCGGATTTCTATTCATATACTAAAACTTCCCGCAAGAGAAGGTTGGTTCTTCATGTTGCCGACTCTAATGCTGATATCCTGGACGCATCATTTGCAGGTGAAATCCCatctctgtctctctctctctctctctatatatatatatatataatattttctCTACGTTAAACAAGCTCAAGATGACTTAATATTTGTTATTTACTTTTGTTATTATTGCAGCTATAAATCTGATACAAAATGATGAAGTCCAAGCTATAATTGGGCCGATGACATCAGCAGAAGCAATTTACATGCTGCATCTCGGCAAAAAAACACAGATTCCAATTATTTCTTTCACTGCAACAAGTCCTTCTATTTCCCCGTCTCGGAACCCTTATTTCATTCGCACAACACATCAAGACTCGTCTCAAGTAGACGCCATTGCTTCCGTTGTCAAAACCTTTAAATGGAGAGAAGTTGTACCTATCTATGAAGATACGGAGTATGGAAATGGAGTTATACCTTATTTGATCGACGCGTTCCACAGCATCAGTACACGAGTTCCATATAGGAGTGTACTACCTGAATCAGCTAACGACGACCGAATTCTTCAAGAACTCTACAAACTGATGACAATGCAAACTAGAGTATTCATTCTACATATGACCACGCCTCTTGGAGTCCGAATTTTTGAGAAAGCGAAGAGCATTGGAATGATGAGTAAAGGGTATGTATGGATTGTCACAGATGGCTTAGGCGATTATTTGAGTTCATTCAATTCCTCAGTTCTTGCTAAAATGCAAGGAGTGATAGGTATAAGGCGTTATGTCCACAAATCCTCAAAACTTAGTTCATTTAAGTCTAGATGGAAAAAGAAGTTCCGGAAGGATAACCCAGATATTAAAAAAAGTTTGGATATTTATGGTATATTGGCATATGATACAATCTGGTTGTTGGCAAATGCTATAGAGAAATTTGAAGCACTTGATTCTCGATTTGTAAAACAAAATGTTGGTGAAAATTCTTCTAGCCATGTTGCAAGACTGGGTATCTCGCAAATAGGTCCCAAGCTTTTGCACGAAATTTCTAATATCAAATTTGAAGGTCTAAGCGGAGACTTTGGTCTCGTTGATAGGCAATTGCATGTACATACCTTCCATATACTTAACGTGTTTGGAAATGGTGTAAGAGAAATAGGAATCTGGACACCTTCAGATGGAATTATAAAGGATATAAGTTTAAGTGGTACAAGGGAAGATCAGTATCTACTACCGGCGCATGATAACTTACATCGGATTATATGGCCCGGAAATACTACAGCCATTCCTAAAGGTTGGATCAATCCTACAGGTGAGAAAAAGTTGAGAATAGGAATTCCGGTAAGATCCAGTTATACTGAATTTGTGAAGGTAACAAGAAATCCTAGTTCCAACGACTCAGCTGACGTCACTGGATATTGCATAGACGTTTTTAATGCTGCAATTGGGATGTTACCATATGCTGTCACTTACGAATTCATTCCTTTTCAAAATGCCAACCATACTGCTGCTGGAACTTACAACGATCTTATATATCAAGTCTATCTCCAGGTAATTAATTCATTTATAGTTTCGTTTAGCATATAACAAAAAATAAGTTCTGTTACATACTTGTTAAGTTAATTCGCACCTACGTACATGCATGTTAAGCAGAATTTCGATGCTGTAGTTGGCGATGTCACAATCACAGCCAATCGGTTACAGTATGTAGATTTTACACTACCTTATGTAGAAGCTGGGGCATCAATGATCGTATTGACAAGGAAGGATTTGAACAAAGAAACCTTGATATTTTTCCTTCCATTAGAGTGGAGACTTTGGATGACAATTGTTGCTTTCTTTGTTTATATTGGCTCCGTGATTTGGATTCTCGAGCATAGAGGAAATCGTGAGTTCAGAGGAGGGCCTCATCCTTTATATCAAATGGGCACAATGCTTTCCTTCTCATTTTCTATGCTTGTCTTCGCACACAGTAACAGTTTCCCAACCTCATGTTTTATATTTACATTTTGGTTTGTAGACTAACTGATACTTCTTTTTAACAAGCTTTATTAAAAGTTTTTTTCATTTGTTTCGGCAGAAGAAAAGGTGTTGAGCAGTCCGGGTAGATTTGTAATGATTTTATGGATCTTGGCTGTATTCATTCTCACTGCAAGTTACACGGCGAGTTATTCAGCCATGTTAATGGCTAATAGATTTCAACCAACCTTTTCTGATGTTAACCTTCTCATCAAGAATGGGTACAATGTTGGATACAGGAACGGTTCATtcattcaaggaatgttgaagcaaATGGGTTTCGATGAGTCTAATTTGAAGGGATATGGCACTCCTGAAGAATGTGATGAAGCTTTCTCAAGAAAGAGACAAGATGGAGGTATTGTTGCTGCATTTGACGAGCTGCCTTACATTGAGCTCCTCCTCGCTCAGTATTGTGATAAGTACACCAAGGTTGGAGATATTTACCCCACCGGTGGCTTTGGTTTTGTAAGTAATCTCGGATTCTCGGAATCTTTTTAGTAGTAGTATTACAATCATATTGTGTTAATCTATCGTTTGTTAATCTTTATCTACGTTATGACTTTGCAGGTTTTCCCGAAAGGTTCTCCTTTGGGACTAGACATTTCAAGGACAATCTTGAGTGTAAGAGAGGATAAAGAGAAAATGAAGAGGATTCGAAATGCTTGGCTTGAGAGTAAACGAAGTTGTTCGGACCATGATTCCTTAGGATCTTCCTATGGTCTTACTCTTTATAGTTTCCGATACCTTTTCGTCTTTGTTGGAGTTCTTTCACTGATTCCCTTACTTGCAGACTTGCTAAATTTTCTGTATAAAAACCGAATAATCTTGACATGTCCGAATACTTCAATTAGTCAAAAAATTGTAAGGTTGGTGGAAAAATTCAACGAGGAGGATGAAAAGCGCTTGAGATACTATGAGTACCATGCCGGAATTGGTAGTCAAACGGTCGCAGGTGAAGATACGGAATGAGGCGAAATGCCCAATGTCTTTCAACATACTGCCTAAGTCACTGTTGCTGTAgtcgatcttttttttttatagataaaAAATAAAGGTACTGACAAATAGAGAATAAAGCAGGTGCTTCCCACAATTGAGAGGTCTAAGAAGTTACTTctcgttattttattttttatagataAAAAGTAAAGGTAGTTTAATGTATTAATGTGGGCGTTTTCATCAAAATGAAGCTCTCCCTTCTCTCCTCTTTCCCTACCTGATTTTCTCCTCTGTCCGACCATTTCTAGCCGTTGGTTAGTGTTTACTTATGCTAACGGCTAGTGCTAACGGCTACTTTTCGCCGGACCACTCACCGGAACTTCCATTTCTCACCTCTTTTCTTCCCCTTATGTTTGTTACTGATCCTGCTACTCACCATTAACAATCTCTCTTTTATTCTGTGTTCTTTTTCTATGCTCTGATCTTCTCATTCTCCTCTGTTCTTCTCATTCTCCTCTCTCCAATGGCAGCCATTAAAACATCTCGCATCACTATAACTAACCTCCCCACAGAATTCCCAGCAATCACAGAAATCACAAAAATTACAGACTTCCCAGAAATCACTGACTATCCAGAATTCACAGAAATCACAAATTTCACCAACATCCCAACAATCACACATCACAAAGTATACACAAACTACACCTAGAATTTCATACACAGTTTCAGAATCACAAGCTATCTCATGAATGGAGATCAATCTTCTCACTCTAATCAACCTCACTATGTTCACAATTTTCACTAGGgttaccaaaaaaacaaaaaccacaaatTTCACTTGTATACTGATGAATACATGATACCCATTTGTATCAATTCCAAGGAGATGAAAGTTCCTCTCAGAAAGTTATCACTACAACTCAAGGGACTGAGAATAAACTTCAGACCTGAAGTTTTCCCCCAATTCACCATTTTTTGCAAATCTCAATTTGAAACACAAGGTATTTTCCCTTCAAATTTAAGGACACTAGTTGAAACTGCTGCTTGGGTTCTCTATTGGaaattcattttatcttttacaTGGATGCTTAACAATGTCAAAGAAGACACAAATTTGAAGATCATACTTTCATCCCTATTTCTGAGGTACCTTGATTACTTTGACTACTTGGAAATCACATGGATACCTACTGCTTTCATCACTGGTATGCTCCAACTCTCTTGGTTAGTTTATCTCACAGGAAGTAAGTCTCTGAAACTCTGCTCTACTGGATACGAAAACCTCCTTCTAATAAACTTTCAAAGTCTACACTCTTCTAAGATTACTAGCACTGTTTTAAATTCTAGCTCTAGCTGTGACCGGAAACATATTAACACCCAGATCATACACACTAGATGGATTTGCACTATTGTCTTCATGCTCTTTCATAAGATTTACCTGCTTTGCATTCAGATCACAAAGATTCATACTCATTTTGTGCAAAGAAAATTAAACTCTGATAAACAAATTCTAAAACCCATTCACATGTTGTTATACATTCTATTCGATTtgtttcaaaacaaaataaacactTGTTGTTGTGGCTTAGTTTTCCTTAACATCCCTCTCTGCACTATGATTAAGCATACCTGGCTTGATATTCTTGGCTTGTCCAGTCTCAATAGAAGCATCCCTTACAGCTTTAGCCATCACATTCATGTATACCTATTACACAGCCCTTGCATCAACCTCAGGTGGCAATGTGTCAACAGCAGGCAACTCAGTGAGTTGGGGCTCTTCACCAAGCTTAGCACTAGCTTTTGCAGCTTTGTATATCCGGCCCACAAGCCTCGAATCAACCCCAAGAACCACAAATTCATCTCTAGGAATTTCAAGTGGATGGGTAATCTCTCCATCTTCAGATTGTGCTACCTCAACAACATCATGTGCCATTTGTCTAAGGGTTGGAgcaagcataaacaaattagggAAGGATATCTTCCCAGGGGTCGGTGGAAGTTTTTCATTGATGCGAATTTGATCCTTAGTATGTTCAGGTATAGGAGCTGCAAAGAATCCCTTCTGTGTTCCCCCACATACAATCCTCTCATCATCCACCAATACAATACCTTCCTTTATAGCTCGCTGGCCTTTCAAGGGATGCACATCAAACAGAACCCATCCATATCTCACGCCCACCAACTCTCCATTTTCAATTCAGGCCTGATTAAGCCTTTGTGGTGGATCTCCTCTCCGAACTGTCGCCTGCACAATCCTCTCGCTACCTCTTTTTCTCTCCCTAGACCTAGATTTGCCACCCCTTTAGTGCAGCTCATGCATGCTATAACCAGAAAAGCCTTCAACTATCTTTATAGCTTCATCCTACAAAAGTTACCCATaacttttcaaaattttcttaaCCTGACCTCATCCTTAATTTttgaatttacaaaaaaaattagattGATGTTCAGAAAAGCAAACCTGCACCATTTGTGGGCTGACTTGGGCGTTATGCTCATTTGCCTTGAGTTTCTTTACCTCTTTCTGGAGATTACTTTCTGCTTCCATGGTTTGGTACTGCAAAATTCTCTATCGGTGAGGGAAGTTATCTTTCAAGAAGATTTTCCTACAACTGTTTCTTCACAAAGGAAACTGAATAAGAAACTGAAAAGATTTAGCCTTTCTGAGGGTCAAATCGATCTGAGAAGAGTAACAGTCTTCAAATATCAACCGTCTAATTTGTCGGGGATCCGTCAGATACATAGCCTAGAAGCTAGATCATGCAACTTGATGCTTTATTTTATGCCTACTGGCAATTATGCTTGGCTTAGCACAAGCAAGGCACAACCATTGGCTCATGGGAAGTGGCAAACAACACTTGGCATGAAACTCTTAATGGCTATTCGGGTCAGACCATGTGAAAAATGCGGAGCGTAACCATCATCACCAACccgacgataaaccacatccgcACCTACCCAGAACTAAATTTCTTAATCAATATgactcattttcttcttctcattcaGATGCAAGCCCGACGGTTAAAAATACCGCTTAAGGCTCGACGGTTACATGGGACGAATCTACCGGTTTGGCCTCTTTTGTTCAGGTTTTGGATGACTCTACTACACACCTTGTTATCCAGAGTCAAAAATTGTATCTCAATCATCCATGAATGCAATTACATGGACCACTCCAATAACAACCTTTGCCTCGACGACAAAAAACAAAACCTACCCGTGCCTATTTTTCAAATTAAAGTTAGTCACATCGTTTTCAGTATGTACAGAAGTTATGCTACCATCATAAGCCACTCTCAATGGGAAGGACAAGGTAAAACTCTCATCCCTCTAGATAACAATAAAATTTTCTCAATTTGCAGGTACTTGAGCCAGATCACATTAGTCCCCTGCAACAACAACAGCTATCACAAGTACAACATCTTGTCTGCATCCTTGGAACAACTTTGGACTAATCTGAGGGAAAACCACTGTCTCTTCCAAACCCCCTGCTTCACTGACACTATCAAGAATCTTTTTCAAATTAAAGGTTGGCTGGATACATCTCAATACCACCACTGGCCTTACCACATCATAATACATAGTGATCAAAGCACCTACTGGCTGATCTATGTTACCTACAATTTCTCCTACTCCCAAATGGCTTCCTCCTCAAATCCCCCCAACCCATCCATAGAAAATCTAGTTGCTCAAATGAACAAAACTCTAAATATGTCGAAAGAAGATTTATATCCCAAAGTCTTCTTAAATCCTGAAAACATTAGAACCAAGCAAGTCTTAGATTGGAAATGGTGCTTTATTGGGAAGCTCTGCAGTAATATCTGCTTTGAAACAGCTAGAGtcagtaacttcatcaacaacaactgggAATTCAATGGCATAGTGGAGCTAGAAATTTGGAACATGAGAAGAAACTATTCTATCCTCAGACTCACTCATGAAACAGACATGAAACTCTAAGAAATGGAGGAACTAGAGGATTTTTTGATAAACTTATGGTTCTGGTTGGTGTTCCTTTGGGGGTCTAGACTTAATCCATGAAGAACAATTCACAAAGGTAATTATCTGGCTGCTCATTAAAAGAATCCCCAAACACATCATACCAGACATCCACAACATTCTTCAACCAGTTGGAGTATATCAAAATGCCAAGAAGCCTTATGGAAGAGACAGATTTGAGAAAAATCTAGAAGTTAAGCTCACCATAGATGTTACTAAGCCCTTAAAGTTTGGTATTGAAGCTTTTGAAACACCAATTGTTTCACATTGGCTTGAGTTTGC
This DNA window, taken from Papaver somniferum cultivar HN1 chromosome 3, ASM357369v1, whole genome shotgun sequence, encodes the following:
- the LOC113355313 gene encoding glutamate receptor 2.7-like isoform X1, with amino-acid sequence MAMKLVHEEYLKLSGRTSIINLIVLLVFHLNVILIDNGSSASVMISSTQTTTRRRIIDHEFKVGVVLDLKLPITKVWLTSMNMALSDFYSYTKTSRKRRLVLHVADSNADILDASFAAINLIQNDEVQAIIGPMTSAEAIYMLHLGKKTQIPIISFTATSPSISPSRNPYFIRTTHQDSSQVDAIASVVKTFKWREVVPIYEDTEYGNGVIPYLIDAFHSISTRVPYRSVLPESANDDRILQELYKLMTMQTRVFILHMTTPLGVRIFEKAKSIGMMSKGYVWIVTDGLGDYLSSFNSSVLAKMQGVIGIRRYVHKSSKLSSFKSRWKKKFRKDNPDIKKSLDIYGILAYDTIWLLANAIEKFEALDSRFVKQNVGENSSSHVARLGISQIGPKLLHEISNIKFEGLSGDFGLVDRQLHVHTFHILNVFGNGVREIGIWTPSDGIIKDISLSGTREDQYLLPAHDNLHRIIWPGNTTAIPKGWINPTGEKKLRIGIPVRSSYTEFVKVTRNPSSNDSADVTGYCIDVFNAAIGMLPYAVTYEFIPFQNANHTAAGTYNDLIYQVYLQNFDAVVGDVTITANRLQYVDFTLPYVEAGASMIVLTRKDLNKETLIFFLPLEWRLWMTIVAFFVYIGSVIWILEHRGNREFRGGPHPLYQMGTMLSFSFSMLVFAHKEKVLSSPGRFVMILWILAVFILTASYTASYSAMLMANRFQPTFSDVNLLIKNGYNVGYRNGSFIQGMLKQMGFDESNLKGYGTPEECDEAFSRKRQDGGIVAAFDELPYIELLLAQYCDKYTKVGDIYPTGGFGFVFPKGSPLGLDISRTILSVREDKEKMKRIRNAWLESKRSCSDHDSLGSSYGLTLYSFRYLFVFVGVLSLIPLLADLLNFLYKNRIILTCPNTSISQKIVRLVEKFNEEDEKRLRYYEYHAGIGSQTVAGEDTE
- the LOC113355313 gene encoding glutamate receptor 2.7-like isoform X2 — encoded protein: MAMKLVHEEYLKLSGRTSIINLIVLLVFHLNVILIDNGSSASVMISSTQTTTRRRIIDHEFKVGVVLDLKLPITKVWLTSMNMALSDFYSYTKTSRKRRLVLHVADSNADILDASFAAINLIQNDEVQAIIGPMTSAEAIYMLHLGKKTQIPIISFTATSPSISPSRNPYFIRTTHQDSSQVDAIASVVKTFKWREVVPIYEDTEYGNGVIPYLIDAFHSISTRVPYRSVLPESANDDRILQELYKLMTMQTRVFILHMTTPLGVRIFEKAKSIGMMSKGYVWIVTDGLGDYLSSFNSSVLAKMQGVIGIRRYVHKSSKLSSFKSRWKKKFRKDNPDIKKSLDIYGILAYDTIWLLANAIEKFEALDSRFVKQNVGENSSSHVARLGISQIGPKLLHEISNIKFEGLSGDFGLVDRQLHVHTFHILNVFGNGVREIGIWTPSDGIIKDISLSGTREDQYLLPAHDNLHRIIWPGNTTAIPKGWINPTGEKKLRIGIPVRSSYTEFVKVTRNPSSNDSADVTGYCIDVFNAAIGMLPYAVTYEFIPFQNANHTAAGTYNDLIYQVYLQNFDAVVGDVTITANRLQYVDFTLPYVEAGASMIVLTRKDLNKETLIFFLPLEWRLWMTIVAFFVYIGSVIWILEHRGNQEKVLSSPGRFVMILWILAVFILTASYTASYSAMLMANRFQPTFSDVNLLIKNGYNVGYRNGSFIQGMLKQMGFDESNLKGYGTPEECDEAFSRKRQDGGIVAAFDELPYIELLLAQYCDKYTKVGDIYPTGGFGFVFPKGSPLGLDISRTILSVREDKEKMKRIRNAWLESKRSCSDHDSLGSSYGLTLYSFRYLFVFVGVLSLIPLLADLLNFLYKNRIILTCPNTSISQKIVRLVEKFNEEDEKRLRYYEYHAGIGSQTVAGEDTE